One genomic window of Hippocampus zosterae strain Florida chromosome 12, ASM2543408v3, whole genome shotgun sequence includes the following:
- the slc5a3b gene encoding sodium/myo-inositol cotransporter produces the protein MGPKMEAADIAVVALYFVLVLVIGFFAMWKANRSTVSGYFLAGRSMTWIVIGASLFVSNIGSEHFIGLAGSGAAGGFAVGAWEFNALLLLQLLGWVFIPVYIHSGVFTMPEYLSKRYGGNRLKVYFASLSVFLYIFTKLSVDLYAGALFIQESLGWNLYLSIVLLISMTALLTVTGGLVAVLYTDALQAVLMIGGALTLTVISLVKVGGLEGVRSKYMEAVPNVTAILASGNYSYSPSCRIHPKPNSLRILHGPLDEDIPWPGFILGQTTASIWYWCADQVIVQRVLAAKNIAHAKGATLMAGILKILPMFVIVIPGMISRILFADEIACIGPEHCMAVCGSQAGCSNIAYPRLVMAVMPVGLRGLMMAVMIAALMSDLDSIFNSASTIFTLDIYQTVRKKASQRELLIVGRLFVVVMVVISIAWVPVIIEMQGGQTYLYIQEVAGYLTPPIAALFLLGVFWKRCNEKGAFWGGMTGSTLGTIRLILAFMYRQPRCDQPDTRPAFIVHVHYMYVAAGLFWISGFVAVVVSLLTSPPDEEQIRTTTVWGLRHVEKLPDSKKDREQMYGLTEKSHCNGDVSLHKGLPADLRKERCLDGADIKLLVPFTDHDPATPSAEPSPATTPADRFGKLDEGERHEACRCIRVLDWFCGFKEPSQDAQPKTPQDNARVIAEMLHEPPRVKLLLNLGLFCVCSVGIFMFVFFSL, from the coding sequence ATGGGTCCGAAAATGGAAGCGGCCGACATCGCGGTGGTTGCGCTGTACTTTGTCCTCGTGCTTGTCATCGGCTTTTTCGCCATGTGGAAAGCCAACCGCAGCACCGTGAGCGGCTACTTTTTGGCCGGACGCTCCATGACGTGGATAGTGATCGGCGCCTCGCTCTTCGTGAGCAATATCGGCAGCGAACATTTCATCGGACTGGCCGGCTCGGGAGCGGCGGGCGGCTTTGCTGTGGGAGCCTGGGAATTCAACGCCCTTCTGCTTCTGCAGCTGCTCGGCTGGGTCTTCATTCCTGTGTACATCCACTCGGGAGTGTTCACCATGCCCGAATACTTGTCCAAACGCTACGGCGGCAATCGACTCAAGGTCTATTTTGCTTCCCTGTCGGTTTTCCTCTACATTTTCACCAAGCTGTCGGTAGACTTGTACGCCGGCGCACTCTTCATCCAGGAGTCCCTCGGGTGGAATCTTTACCTGTCTATAGTCCTGCTCATTAGCATGACCGCGCTTCTCACCGTCACCGGCGGGCTGGTGGCTGTTTTGTACACAGATGCTCTTCAGGCCGTGTTGATGATCGGCGGAGCTTTAACATTAACCGTCATCAGCCTGGTTAAAGTGGGTGGGCTCGAAGGCGTCAGATCAAAGTATATGGAAGCTGTCCCCAACGTTACCGCCATCTTGGCCAGTGGGAACTATTCCTATTCTCCCTCCTGCCGTATCCATCCCAAACCCAACTCCCTTCGCATTCTCCACGGCCCCTTGGATGAAGACATTCCGTGGCCGGGTTTCATTCTGGGCCAAACCACCGCCTCCATTTGGTACTGGTGCGCTGACCAGGTCATAGTTCAGAGAGTGCTCGCAGCAAAGAACATTGCTCACGCTAAGGGCGCGACGCTCATGGCGGGCATCCTGAAGATCCTGCCCATGTTTGTCATCGTCATCCCGGGCATGATCTCCCGCATCCTGTTCGCAGACGAGATCGCCTGCATCGGGCCCGAGCACTGCATGGCGGTGTGCGGCTCTCAGGCGGGCTGCTCCAACATCGCGTACCCCCGCCTGGTCATGGCCGTGATGCCCGTGGGACTCCGCGGCCTGATGATGGCGGTCATGATCGCCGCCCTGATGAGTGATCTCGACTCGATCTTCAATAGCGCGAGCACCATCTTCACCCTGGACATCTACCAAACGGTTCGAAAGAAGGCGTCCCAGCGCGAGCTGCTCATCGTGGGCCGTCTTTTTGTGGTGGTCATGGTGGTCATCAGTATCGCCTGGGTTCCCGTCATCATCGAGATGCAAGGCGGCCAGACCTACCTTTACATCCAGGAGGTGGCCGGCTACCTCACCCCGCCCATCGCCGCCCTCTTCCTGCTTGGAGTGTTCTGGAAACGGTGCAATGAGAAAGGGGCGTTCTGGGGCGGCATGACCGGTTCCACTCTGGGTACCATCCGACTCATCCTGGCTTTTATGTACCGCCAGCCTCGCTGCGACCAACCAGACACCCGACCTGCTTTCATCGTTCACGTCCACTACATGTATGTGGCAGCCGGTCTGTTCTGGATCTCGGGCTTTGTGGCCGTGGTGGTCAGTCTTCTCACATCTCCGCCGGATGAGGAGCAGATTCGCACCACGACGGTGTGGGGACTCCGTCATGTCGAAAAGTTGCCCGACAGCAAAAAGGACCGAGAGCAAATGTACGGGCTGACTGAGAAGAGCCACTGCAACGGCGACGTGAGCTTGCACAAAGGTTTGCCCGCGGATCTCAGAAAGGAAAGGTGTCTGGACGGCGCCGATATCAAACTCCTGGTCCCGTTCACCGATCACGACCCGGCCACTCCCAGCGCCGAGCCGTCGCCCGCCACCACCCCCGCCGACAGGTTTGGAAAACTGGATGAGGGAGAACGCCACGAGGCCTGCCGCTGTATTCGCGTCCTGGACTGGTTTTGCGGCTTCAAGGAGCCATCGCAGGACGCTCAGCCAAAAACGCCCCAGGACAACGCCAGGGTGATCGCGGAGATGCTGCACGAGCCCCCGCGAGTCAAACTTCTCCTCAATCTTGGCCTGTTTTGCGTCTGCTCCGTCGGCATCttcatgtttgtctttttctcgCTGTAG